In Acidimicrobiia bacterium, the DNA window ACATGCGTGGGGCGCGCTACCCGAGTCCGAGGCCGCCGAGGCCGAGCGCGTCGAGGTTCATCCCGCCCGTCACCGCGCCGATGCGCTGCGACTGCAGCTCCGACGCGCGCCGCAATCCGTCGGCGAGGGCGGCGACGACGAGGTCCTCGAGCGTCTCGACGTCGGCGGGATCGACGACCGACGGATCGATCGAGACGCGCTGCACCTCACCCGAACCGGTGACCGTGGCCTTCACCATGCCGCCGCCCGCGCTGCCCTCGACGGTCTCGTTCGCGAGCGCCGCCTGCGCCGCGGCCATGTCGGTCTGCATCTGCGCGATCTTGCGCATCATCTTCATCTGGTCGGGTTGCGCCACGGCTCGCTCCCTCAGGCTCGGGGACGCTCTTCGACGATCTGCGCGCCGAAGGCCTCGATGAGGCGGGTCTGGGAATCTACCGGTGCATCAC includes these proteins:
- a CDS encoding YbaB/EbfC family nucleoid-associated protein codes for the protein MAQPDQMKMMRKIAQMQTDMAAAQAALANETVEGSAGGGMVKATVTGSGEVQRVSIDPSVVDPADVETLEDLVVAALADGLRRASELQSQRIGAVTGGMNLDALGLGGLGLG